One Perognathus longimembris pacificus isolate PPM17 chromosome 13, ASM2315922v1, whole genome shotgun sequence genomic window, CAGTGCTGTTCTTCATCCACTTTAAGACCTTCCTTCTCTAGGTATGCTAATGATAAATATATGTTGGCCTTTCTAtgctgaatgaaaaaaaatgtatccagttTGAAGGAATATTTTTTGCTTCTACAAAACTTTATACTGCTTTTGGATGCCCCTTGCTCACTTTGGAGCTGTTCTCATTCCTATTAGGGGTGAGAGTAGGGCAAGCAATTTCTGCTGTGATTCAGAAGGCAAGGTCTTTGTTTGGTCCTTACAGAAGGCTTTGATTGGCGGAATTAAAAATTGTGCAGTTACTGGTGAGTGGTAATCACTACATTTGCATACCATGCCATGCATACTTCCTGCTACCCTTTGGTATAACAGATCCAATCAAAAGTTTCTCCACAATGGTATTTTCTTTGCCTGATTTTGATTTTATCATAAACAGAGCAGACTGAGTTGGTAATATGAagacagaatagcaaaaacagtagCAGCAACAATGGCAGCAATAGCAGCAACCTTGACTGGAGTGATAGCTGAAGAGCCCCAGAAAGCCGCTGGTGGCAGACATAGAGAGGAGAGACAGTGGAGAAACCTAGGCATTGTGAATTgcagagaagaggaaagacaaGAGACTTGGGACTAGCCATTGAGCTGTCACAAGTGTCTAGTGTTAAATAACTATGAAGAGCTATGGACCTTCACACCCAAGGCCTTAGGACTGTAATTATAAATAGGACTGTGACTATAAAGGAAGAATAGAAactgattctgtttctttttttttatacacAAAGCACTGATTTAATAATAACTTATCAGCTATGGTTCCTTTCTGAAAATGGAATACTACAATATCACTATAGTACCCAGAAGACAAGGTAGGATGCCATTTTTATTCGTGAATAAAATCAGAACTACATtggtaaaaaaaagacagaaacacagagaactTTAcaagaatcagagttcaaaggaGAAAGACACATCTAAATTTGTTTAGAAAATCCCCTTTAAATCTAATGGGAACAATGTTCCACAAATCCATCCttattagaaagaaaattaaacagcAATCTGTATTTTCAATCTTGCCCCAATGAAAGGAAaagtatgtatataaacatatatttaagaTATCTCCAAATTAGAGTGTTTTTAAGCTGATTTCTAGAAAAACTGATTCTATTTCTATTAAGTCATAcattataatatgtaaataaCTCAAGTTCAAGAATAAAAGAATTTCATTGTATGCTATGTATTTTCAAAAGCCTATACACTCTTTTTATTTACTGCATCTCAAATCTACCACAGAAAATAAGCAGTATTAAGAAATATTAGGTGATAAAAACGAAACTGGTGGTTTGGATGCTAAATGCATGTACTGTTTTTATTTGGCTGCAGTGTCCAGGTTGCTTTTATCTTTCAAATGAAGTCAAATTATTATATGCCACTTGATGGTGAAAATTCACAGGTTTTGTCtggaacatgatttttttttcctgtacagaTTCTTGGTTTCTTAAGATGCCCACTagaaaaaatgaaacacacaaagaaaaagaaattataagaaaagctcatacaaattataaataatcacaagagttctttaaaatttttatacaaGCAATATTGCCTGTAGCAATCATCAGTAGTCCGAAATCTAATTTGGTATATTCATAGTCAGAAGACAAATATAaatatcattgttttaaaaaacttattCTGGAGTCCTATTTGATATAAAACAATTGTCTGTGAGTCAGATGAAAAATCCTGCAAGCGTGAAAAATTTCTAGAAACCTAAGATATCAGTTTGGAAAAAGATCTAGGTTATTTCTGAACAGAGGGTCAAAGAGATTTTCGTTTACAAGTCCTATGTTTTATGATTGAGTGAGAAAACATTCTACACATCTACACATctgtgaggcttttttttttttttagaaaaattactAGGTCTTGACATCTTAAACAAAGTAAGACACCGACATTGAACTTTTCACCAACAACCCAAAGCAGATCACAGACTTAAATGTAAAATACCCAACTGTAAAACTCGTAGAAAGTAATAATGGAAAAGTTCACTGTGACCTTAGACTTGGAAATATGTTTTCAGAGGAACAACTGAGATCATAATTCATGAAAGAAGCAATTTGTAAATTGAActtcacaaaaatgaaaaggttTTGTACTGGAAAAATTGtgaaaagctgggtgctagttgcttatacctgtaatcatagctaatcagatgttgagatctgaagattgtggtttgaagccaacctgagcagtaaagtctatctctaattaagcaccagtaagcaaaaagcagagctgtggctcaagtggtagagcactcactagcCCTGAGAAAGCAGCACAGGTACAGcattcaggccttgaattcaagcctcaggactggcggaaaaagtaaaataaaagaagctAAACAAAAGTTACCATCTGGGAGAAAATATTCACAGAACATATTTCAGATAAAGAAGCATTGCCTAAAATATTCAGATTTCAAAAACTTAACAATAACAAAGTTGTAAATAACCTAACTAAAACCTAGGCaattctgtggttgtacctgtactatctctgtatcttatctgagtacattggaaaccatgtatacaggtattagaactaggaaactgaaagggaataccaaaattgagagacacagggtaaaaaagacaaacgattacaaaagctatacttgcaaaactgtttagtgtaaatgaactgaacaactcatgggggaaagggaaagggggagggggaggggggaataaggaaggagataacaaacagtacaagaaatgtatccaatgtccaaggtataaaactgtaaccactctttatatcagtttgacaataaaaattaaaaaaaaagaagaaaaaaacctagGCAAAGTATCTAGCCTGTTACCTTGACAAAGAAATTATACACATGGGAgacaaaacatcaaaatggtactCAATAAATAGCACACCATCAGAGAAATTAAAATGCAATATCCCTACATGTTAATGGGAATGGCTATACTGTAATACTTTGATACTACCAAATGTTGCTGATTATTTGAATGCTCAGTTCTCAATTGTACTCTGTCAACGCAGAATAACACCTTGTGAAACAGTTtagccatttcttttttaataaagtaaACCATCGCCATAACCACAGAACTTGTTAAACCTAggtgttcatttaaatgaactgaacacttaAATCTACGAAAGGCCAATATATAAATGTGCATAGGAGTTTCATTAAGGATTGACCCAAATTGTATGCAAACAAGATGTTCCAAAATATGTGAATAAATAACCATGTCACAACCACCAAGTGGATTATTTTGCAGTGATGTAAAGCAATAGCTTAAGCCATAAAGGATATTGAGGAACTTTAAGTCATATTGTAAAAATAAGCAAGTTTGAAAGGCACATTCTGTCATGACTATCTGAGAAATGTCACTGTCAGAATTTGAGGGAGGGAAATCATGACCAGATGAATGACATGTGGAGAGATTTCTAGTGCAGTGAAACTGCTGTTTACGATGCTGTACTGGAGAATGAAGACCTGTATGTATTGGATGAAATCCATAGAAGTGCATGAAACAAAGTTGAACTTTAATGGAAACAATCTGTGACCTTTGAAGGAAATAATAGTTCACCAATTGTGTCAACTGTATCAGAAAACACAAGAGGACTCTGATAAAGAAATCAATCAgttggaagaagaaggaagaacttTTCTATATTCCTAAAACTATTTTATAAATGtactggttaaaaaagaaaaaagccaagtgctaGCGGCTCACaggtgtaatcttagctactcaggagactgacatagCCCAGGTAGGAAGATCCATAGAACCCGTATCACCATTTGAcaatccaaaagctggaagtggagctttgattcaagtggcagagtattagccttgagtaaaaattccaggaacagagctcaggcccctagttcaataCTCAGGattcacacacagacacccaaATTAGAGCACAAGAAAATTTGATCAGTGATGAATATAATCATTATCTTGTGATAATGTTCATTGAATGCATttatatcaaaacaaaaatagcatgcatttaaaaatatgcacATTTTGTTATATACCAGTTATTTTTAGTAAAGCAGATAAAATACCTGTTTCTACATGAAATACAACACTGATCCTGGAGATTGCTAGACAGAGGCAGGGCTCATAAACAGGCTGAAGGAGGAGTAGGCAAGTAACAGCAAGTAAACTGAATTTTCAGCCCTGAAGAAAAGTCTGAAATCAGAGGAAAGTCCTCAAATACCTGAAGGATTTTCAAGTTGAAGTGTCATAGGGCTTATGCCAGGCTATAAGAAAtataacttcaaaaaaaaaaaaaaagaaaaagaaacataacttCAtgctataagcaaaaaaaaaaaaaaaaaaaaaaccaacccaagaaataaacaacaacaacaaacacctcaTGAACAATATAATGAATTGAGTACTAGAATCCTTATCAGTAAAATGGCCAGATGGAATAAGTTCCATTGACCTAGATAGTTGTCTGATATTTCAAGTGTGAAGACCTAGGCTCCTTTAATCTTTTCCAGGAGATGTTGTTATTTGTCTTCTAAATAATAGAACCCAAATATTTCTGTGAATAACCTGGGCAGCCCGCTAGTGGCATAAGAACTGAAATCCAGAACAAGTCAGTTTCAAAGATAAAACTTTTTACCAAACCATATTATCACCAAGGGCAACTATAAAAAAGAGATTTGGAGAAGGAGAAGTTGATCACAAGAATTTTTAGATACTTTTTCCATAACTTAAATAATACATTGCTTCATAGAAAAGGGGGGAAATAAAGCAGTAAGTAGCAGATGAATGACAAAGGAAGGCATTAGCGTTTTACCATCTGTTCATTTTGATGGCAGCTGTTTACTTACATGGAGTCCTGGTTCTGGAAGGGGAGTAGGCCTTGCAAAGCGCTTACTtaacttcctcttctctttcctgagGTTTTGCATATACTGAATACGTTTATTTGTGGACTTCAGGAAAAGAGAATGAAACCAAGTCATACCCTTTCTGACATAAAAGTAGCATACTGTTTATGTGATGTATATAGCTTAGAAGTGTGGTATAATTTTTCAtagatatatatgaatatagTTGAGAGAAATGATAAATGAACATTTCTTTCAACTATATGGCTTATCCATGCATATAAACACTATTGCTCCTCATCAAGATTTTTTAAGGGAGAACATTTATTCTTGACTCCTGCATCACCACTGCACATATTTTTAGTCTCAGGCATGGATATGTGTGCTTTATTGTACTGTAACTGTAATGTGCATTAAAGACATGGAACACAATTTCTTTatagaaataagaaaacataGTTCTTATGCTTACATTCTACATTTCCCACACAGCCTTCTGTGTTGACATTCTATGGCATCTTAACTAGAATACTTTCAAGATATTAAAATACATGATTAGAGGAGAGTGAATATGGATAAGGACAACTCTTGTATTAACTGCCAGTGCAATGATAAATTAATACAACTTCAGTGTAAAGAATGTGGTATTACTTTAAAACACAGGCAACGTTTATTTGCTCTATGACCCAGTCATCCCCCTCCTAAATAGTGAGTTAAGCTTCTTGTGAGTGGGAAAGAAGATCTGTGCTCCTAAAATGAAAATGAGGAATGACCCCAGTGTCTGaaacaaagaatgaatgaacTATGACCTGTTCTGCTTGAAAAATTaaacagcaatgaaaaataaacacactAACATAACATTAATACAGAATATTCTTAGGAAACAGTGTTGAAAAGATGTTAAATCATATGCTGAATTATGTGTGAGATTACATAAAGaattcaaaacaaagcaaaagagcaATAATATACTGATAATGGCACATATCGGACAAAAAATCCAAAGGAACAGGCtggtgaaaataaaatcaatatagtAGTTGTGTATAGGAGAGATGCAGGGAGATTCAATACAGAACTCCCACAAGGATTCATAATATTTCATTCTTAAGTTGAGGAGATGTATTTCATTacaatattttacaaattatGCATGGTCATTTTTAATAAATAGATCATGTTATCTTAAACTACAAATAAGCTGTTCATTATGTCCTATTTAAAGCAAATCCTTATGGTAGCCACAAGATTGACAAAAGTCCCAGGAAAGATATTGCAGAAGTATCTAGTTAGGAACAACCCTGGACTAGAGGCatgtttcaagtggcagagcacctgctcaTACAATGGTACAAACTACCACTTCTAAAAGCATAAGCTAAAAACATCACATTGAGAAAATAGCCAGAACATATTTAACCATTACCTGCCTGTTACTGACATCTGAAGGATAACGTGTTCTTGATCCTTCCTGGATAATaggtaaaattaaaacaaacagatggttacatatatatatagatatatacttttttttcctattctaatatgggacttgatctcagcatggacactgtcccttacctaTTTTAtacaaggttggtgctctaccacttgagtcacatctccactgctggctttttggtggttaattggaaataggagtctcaaaCACTTCCTTTCTGAGACTAGATTTGAAGCACTAACCCTCAGTTCTCAGGTTTCTGGctcaggattataggagtgagccaccagcacttagttTATTTATTATTGATACATATAGGATTACAAATATCTGCTACACATGCAAAAGAATAATAAGCCAAGGTTAAAAAGTAAGTGGAGAGTGCACACGATACTATGAGGAAAAAGACTCAGCTGTAAATTATTTTACAAGAGAGatagaaaaggtgtgtgtgtgtgtgtgtatgtgtgtgtgtgtgtgtgtgtgacatttctggggcttgcactcagggcttgggctctgttcctgagctgttttgcttaaggttattgctctaccacctgagccacagaaccatttctgggtttttggtggcttattggagataagaatctcatggattttttttcttgccagggcagtcttcaaaccatgctcttcagatctcagccttgcacATAGGTTACAGGAGTGAATCATCAGCGCCTGACAGGACAAGGAACTTAATAAAATTCACATTTGTTGGTGTTTTGTTTCAGCATTACTACAGTACTTTCAGCTTATGTGTCTAGGATTGAATCTAGCTTCTAAAGCCTGTGTAACCTGAGGTATTGGATGTGATGGGGCTGGTGGGGCGGGAAGCAGCTTGGTTGTTCGAGGTTTCCCTCTTTCCTCTAAATTTCAAACTGACTCTTAAATACCACctcaccctcttgtttccatgcaGGTTTTTAACCTGAAGACTCCAGAGTAATCTCTGCATCTCACTCTTGACAACatgatgccccccccccatctgtaaTTCCCACACCACCCCCTAGCGAAGATCAACCCATCAGTCAACAATGTTCACTCAAATGAACTTGCTTGACCCCTGTTTTTTTCTCCAGGAATGTCTAGCAGCCCCGACTCTATTCCATTTCACTCGGCACCAGTCCACAACTGCAGTAATGCAGGTGATATTGGCCGAACAGGCCTGGTGGGCAAAAAATCTGGTGCACAGGTGGCTTAAACAGTATTAAGGCCGTTGGAGAACTCACAGAGCCGACTTGGGTCCGATCATCATCCCGGAAACGTAGGCACATCCTGTAGGGCCTGAAGAGGCCCTCAGTGCCTACTGCTGGCCACCAGGGCCCCTCCAAGCCTTCAAGACAGTCCCCCCACCCTGTTACATCACAATTCTCTTATTCTTACAGCATAGCCCCACCCATTTCTTCAGTGTCAAGGCCAGGACCGTGCAACCCTTAGTTGTCCCAATGTCCTGTCTTAGATTAATGCACACTCCCTTATTATAATTCCCTGTATCCCATCTCTCTTGcttgaagggaaaaagagaggaaaggtctGTTGACAAGTGGAGGTATGTGCTGTGAGGCCTCAGAGGAGGCTCCTGGAGGGAAATGACATGGGAAAGGAAATAGAGACATTTGGAACAAGGGGAGAGAGGAATGTCCAGGTTGAACAGGCCACTAAGGAAAGATTAATGTAGACTCAGACACAGGGTCCATGCATAAAGTCAGTGAGGACTTAAGGGTGTGCTAGGCTGGGTAGTACAACACTGTGATCCAGGAAACATGCTTTGAAGCAGATTTTCTGGATTTAAATCCTAGCTcacctgttattttatttttaataattatgtgCTCTTCCGTTAGTTGTTAAATATGACACTGTCTTCTTTCCAAGAT contains:
- the Ccdc179 gene encoding coiled-coil domain-containing protein 179, producing the protein MCLRFRDDDRTQVGSEGSRTRYPSDVSNRQSTNKRIQYMQNLRKEKRKLSKRFARPTPLPEPGLHVSKQLPSK